Proteins encoded in a region of the Rutidosis leptorrhynchoides isolate AG116_Rl617_1_P2 chromosome 9, CSIRO_AGI_Rlap_v1, whole genome shotgun sequence genome:
- the LOC139869031 gene encoding uncharacterized protein, translating to MTKAQKRRMDVTEMRMLRWICGKTMLDMIPSSVFRENLKVRSIVDKLREERLRWFRHVRRRPLTAPVRRVEALTVDGVRRRGRPTRRWEDRIKLDLKELILTEDMTSNRMAWRARITIDE from the coding sequence atgacgaaggcgcaAAAGAGAAGGATGGATGTGAcagagatgaggatgcttaggtggatatGCGGTAAAACTATGTTGGATATGATTCCAAGtagtgtttttagggagaacctgaaagttAGAAGTATCGTTGACAAGCTAAGGGAAGAACGGCTTCGATGGTTCAGGCATGTGAGGAGGCGACCACTTACTGCCCCTGTTAGGAGAGTCGAAGCACTTACAGTCGACGGAGTAAGGAGAAGGGGGAGACCTACTCGAAGGTGGGAGGATAGAATAAAGCTCGACTTGAAGGAGCTtatattgaccgaggacatgacttctaatAGGATGGCGTGGAGGGCTAGAATCACTATAGACGAGTAG
- the LOC139868578 gene encoding dual specificity protein kinase YAK1 homolog produces the protein MDEVNTSVATYSSVSWSPKQLVFRPYELVNIDNSDANTHCLRKKPLVSRLTKDIVDTYRKCNPQFKYCEDLNPKRFLTSPSAGVLNDGFDNANSDLILSVNHALLNSETQRKYIVKDILGQGTFGQVAKCWVAELDRFVAVKIIKNQPAYYQQAWVEVSILTTLNKKYDPDDRHHIVRIYDYFVYQRHLCIAFELLDTNLYELIKLNHFRGLSLSIIQLFSKQILYGLALMKDAAIIHCDLKPENILLCASAKPPEVKIIDFGSACMEDQTVYSYIQSRYYRSPEVVLGYRYTTAIDMWSLGCIVAELFLGLPLFPGSSEYDLLKRMMKIIGNQPPDYVLKEAKNTNKFFKCVGNVNLEDCSQGSSSGRSAYQVLNEEEYEAREMKKPVVGKEYFSHMNLEGIVKKYPYRKNLQEEDLARESQMRLSMVDFLKGLIEFDPAKRWSPLQASKHPFVTGEPFTCPYIPAPETPRLRVSHNVKVDHHPAGGHWFAAGLSPNVIGGNQVAMYNNSHYQVMPYAHGGNFGSLGSHGSYNDGMQLGSSYGSYGDNNNMHAYYSPVGPSAMNNYAQNVPVLGTSPDARRRIMQIPNGYGFSPAGNFAPMSLGTSPSQFTPPYSQMTSGSPGHFGPSSPARGNCHGSPLGKGTSSGGNRRKGWGYSGNMTSQESVSSSHRQGQFSDVGSPNLNSGSWKQQQRNNGNVGGHGSFGSGKPFLHPKGNVHEKTETSISLPDPADWDPNYSEELLLQDDSSELSNMTMEFSKSMHISQAFASTESFSGSARYNQIPNLNMSRPNGPVQAFSHAETGGPAHDMYGHQGAHSSHLMPHFSQFSPSRLGQQHVQRFGHGRSMGGRGGEWNHVKVQPPHSNFNPGGPRSPGSNINAPWGRRGNHPIAANILPSSHGGNEYGRIA, from the exons ATGGATGAAGTCAACACTAGTGTGGCAACATATTCATCTGTTTCATGGAGTCCTAAACAGCTTGTTTTTCGACCTTATGAGCTGGTCAATATCGATAACAGCGATGCCAATACGCACTGTTTGCGTAAAAAACCT TTAGTATCAAGATTAACTAAGGATATAGTGGATACATACCGAAAATGCAATCCACAATTTAAATATTGCGAAGATTTGAATCCGAAGCGGTTTTTGACCAGCCCATCTGCTGGAGTACTCAATGACGGTTTTGATAATGCAAATTCAGACCTTATTTTGTCTGTGAACCATGCCCTGCTGAATTCAGAAACTCAGAGAAA ATATATTGTAAAAGACATACTCGGGCAGGGGACGTTTGGGCAAGTTGCTAAATGCTGGGTAGCAGAATTGGATCGTTTTGTTGCTGTTAAGATTATTAAAAACCAACCCGCTTATTATCAGCAGGCATGGGTTGAAGTTTCGATATTGACAACG CTAAACAAAAAGTATGATCCTGATGATAGGCATCACATTGTTCGAATATACGACTACTTTGTATATCAACGACATCTGTGCATTGCTTTTGAGTTGTTAGATACAAATTT GTATGAGCTTATAAAGCTAAATCACTTTCGGGGATTATCATTAAGCATCATCCAATTGTTCTCAAAGCAG ATTTTGTATGGATTGGCTCTGATGAAGGACGCTGCTATTATCCATTGTGATCTTAAACCTGAAAACATTCTTCTATGCGCGAG TGCGAAGCCACCAGAAGTCAAAATTATAGACTTTGGATCCGCATGCATGGAAGATCAAACCGTTTACTCATATATCCAG AGTCGATACTACAGGTCACCTGAAGTTGTTTTAGGATATCG GTACACAACAGCTATAGACATGTGGTCATTGGGATGTATAGTTGCAGAGCTATTTCTTGGACTGCCACTTTTTCCAGGGTCATCTGAATATGATCTTCTAAAAAGGATGATGAAAATAATTGG GAACCAACCACCTGATTATGTGCTAAAAGAGGCCAAGAATACTAACAAATTCTTCAAGTGCGTTGGCAATGTCAACCTTGAAGATTGTAGTCAAGGTTCTTCTTCTGGAAGAAGTGCTTACCAAGTTTTAAATGAAGAAGAATATGAAGCT AGAGAGATGAAAAAACCTGTTGTTGGTAAGGAGTACTTCAGTCACATGAATCTTGAAGGAATTGTAAAAAAGTATCCTTACAGGAAAAATCTGCAAGAAGAAGATTTGGCTAGAG AAAGTCAAATGCGACTATCAATGGTTGATTTCTTGAAGGGACTTATAGAATTTGATCCAGCTAAGCGGTGGTCACCTTTGCAG GCTTCTAAGCAtccttttgttaccggggaaccatttacgtGTCCTTATATTCCTGCTCCCGAGACTCCTCGTTTG CGTGTTTCTCATAACGTTAAGGTCGATCATCATCCTGCCGGGGGTCATTGGTTTGCTGCAGGTCTCTCGCCTAAC GTCATAGGTGGAAATCAAGTTGCAATGTATAACAACTCTCATTATCAAGTAATGCCTTACGCACACGGGGGTAATTTTGGAAGTTTAGGAAGTCACGGTAGTTATAACGATGGCATGCAACTTGGAAGTAGTTATGGTAGTTATGGAGATAACAATAATATGCATGCATATTATTCACCCGTGGGCCCCTCAGCTATGAACAACTACGCACAAAACGTCCCTGTTCTCGGAACTAGTCCCGACGCTAGACGAAGAATTATGCAAATTCCAAACGGGTACGGGTTTAGTCCAGCTGGCAATTTCGCACCGATGTCACTCGGTACTAGTCCGTCGCAATTTACTCCACCCTATAGCCAAATGACATCTGGATCACCTGGACATTTTGGGCCGAGTTCACCTGCTAGAGGAAATTGTCATGGATCGCCCCTTGGAAAAGGAACGTCTTCGGGTGGTAATAGAAGAAAAGGTTGGgggtattctggtaatatgacaagtcAGGAAAGTGTGTCGTCTTCACATCGGCAAGGGCAGTTTTCAGATGTTGGTTCGCCGAATTTGAATAGTGGAAGTTGGAAACAACAACAAAGGAATAATGGAAATGTTGGTGGTCACGGGTCGTTTGGGTCGGGTAAACCGTTTTTGCATCCTAAGGGTAACGTTCATGAAAAGACTGAGACTAGTATTTCGTTGCCCGATCCTGCGGATTGGGATCCTAACTACAG tgagGAACTGCTCCTGCAAGATGATTCTTCTGAACTAAGCAACATGACAATGGAGTTCAGTAAGAGTATGCATATTAGTCAAGCTTTTGCTTCTACCGAATCATTTTCTGGAAGTGCGCGATATAATCAGATTCCTAATTTAAATATGTCAAG GCCAAACGGGCCCGTTCAAGCATTTTCACATGCAGAAACCGGAGGCCCCGCCCATGACATGTACGGTCACCAGGGGGCACATTCTTCTCACTTAATGCCCCACTTTTCACAGTTTTCACCAAGTCGGTTGGGCCAGCAACATGTTCAACGGTTCGGTCATGGGCGGTCAATGGGTGGTCGTGGTGGTGAATGGAATCATGTTAAGGTCCAGCCTCCACATTCTAATTTCAACCCGGGGGGTCCGCGTTCCCCCGGAAGCAACATCAACGCACCATGGG ggCGTAGAGGCAATCATCCCATTGCCGCCAATATTCTGCCGTCTTCACATGGAGGTAATGAGTATGGAAGGATTGCGTAA